A genome region from Flavobacterium sp. includes the following:
- a CDS encoding beta-ketoacyl synthase N-terminal-like domain-containing protein → MKTPKIAITAFSSISPLGNNSAEIWENYLNKRHCFSKQFLDGQETSVAVLDTESKQIINEIRESDSKYKFLDDSVLFAFAASRKAVQKAGWNSDDVFGINIGSSRGATDLFEKHYKEYLETGKAQTLASPTTTLGNISSWVAHDLQSEGPEISHSITCSTALHALLNGVAWLKSGMVNKFLAGGSEAPLTDFTIGQMRALKIYSRIDQDTHSWPNLALDFEKTQNTMVLGEGAAVCCLEAGEKDNAIAYVIGVGYATEILEHNISISAEADCFQKSMKMAMKDIDLESVDAIVMHAPGTIKGDLTELRAIEKVFGSKLPLLTTNKWKVGHTFGTSGMLSLELALLMMQHNTFIETPFSTIKNENKPINTVLVNAVGFGGNAVSILVKKA, encoded by the coding sequence GTGAAAACACCAAAAATTGCCATAACTGCTTTCTCTTCTATTTCTCCTTTAGGAAATAATAGTGCCGAAATCTGGGAAAACTATCTCAATAAAAGACATTGTTTTTCGAAACAATTTCTTGACGGACAAGAAACTTCTGTTGCTGTTCTGGATACAGAGTCAAAGCAGATTATAAATGAAATTCGGGAATCTGACAGTAAATATAAATTTTTAGACGATTCGGTTTTATTTGCTTTTGCAGCCTCACGAAAAGCAGTTCAGAAGGCAGGCTGGAATTCAGATGATGTTTTCGGAATCAATATTGGATCTTCAAGAGGCGCTACAGATTTATTCGAAAAACACTACAAGGAATATCTTGAAACAGGAAAAGCGCAGACTTTGGCTTCACCAACAACAACTTTAGGAAATATTTCTTCCTGGGTGGCGCATGATTTACAAAGTGAAGGCCCTGAAATTTCACATTCGATTACCTGTTCGACCGCTTTACACGCCTTGTTGAATGGAGTAGCCTGGTTAAAATCAGGAATGGTCAATAAATTTCTGGCTGGTGGAAGTGAAGCTCCCTTAACCGATTTTACGATTGGACAAATGAGAGCTTTGAAAATTTATTCGAGAATAGATCAGGATACTCATTCATGGCCCAATTTAGCCTTAGATTTTGAAAAAACACAAAATACAATGGTTTTGGGTGAAGGCGCCGCAGTTTGTTGTTTAGAAGCTGGAGAAAAAGACAATGCAATTGCTTATGTGATTGGCGTAGGTTATGCTACTGAAATTTTAGAACATAATATTTCAATTTCTGCAGAAGCAGACTGTTTTCAAAAGTCTATGAAAATGGCGATGAAAGATATTGATTTAGAGAGTGTCGATGCCATTGTAATGCACGCACCCGGAACAATTAAAGGAGATTTGACAGAATTGCGTGCCATTGAAAAAGTTTTTGGATCGAAGCTTCCGTTATTGACAACGAACAAATGGAAAGTTGGGCATACTTTTGGAACATCCGGAATGTTGAGTTTAGAATTGGCGCTTTTAATGATGCAGCACAATACTTTTATTGAAACCCCTTTTTCGACAATAAAAAATGAAAATAAACCAATCAATACAGTTTTGGTAAATGCAGTAGGTTTTGGCGGAAATGCCGTGAGTATTTTGGTGAAAAAAGCATAA